A single window of Cololabis saira isolate AMF1-May2022 chromosome 24, fColSai1.1, whole genome shotgun sequence DNA harbors:
- the LOC133425076 gene encoding G-protein coupled bile acid receptor 1-like, translated as MDNNNSLELLSGESLIYTITVPLSASIILANLIIILGISSNRELHNTPNYFFLSLLVADMCTGVALPFIPLMGLNRKLSFSSCLVVHVFPNFLFLAFMFNLVMVHYERYVCIVDPLRYNNLWMHRSFPLALLVVWAPPLLYASLPAFGWNNWTGPDWNGCCESTQRSMLRVNCSTNGTICCSYRRVFHNSFIYLEVYGVVLPAILFIAGMTGHVLYITRGQMKEICRLHRAVERGTQASYREQRLNLRYTRCVVAVSLTFLACWVPYLIYMHVCIAFLISDTKWSSTTHIVMSCVGIGSMAVVPLVLGLANRQYTEPAYKVLRKLRDRWKRRREQPEEAAL; from the coding sequence ATGGACAACAACAACTCCTTGGAGCTTCTCTCTGGGGAGAGCCTCATCTACACCATCACCGTGCCGCTGTCAGCGTCCATCATCCTGGCCAACCTCATCATCATCCTGGGCATCTCCTCCAACCGGGAACTCCACAACACTCCCAACTACTTCTTCCTCAGCCTGTTGGTGGCCGACATGTGCACTGGCGTGGCTCTGCCCTTCATCCCGTTGATGGGGCTGAACCGGAAGCTGAGCTTCAGCTCCTGTCTGGTGGTTCACGTCTTCCCAAACTTCCTCTTCTTGGCTTTTATGTTCAACCTGGTAATGGTCCACTATGAACGCTACGTCTGCATTGTTGACCCTCTGCGTTACAATAACTTGTGGATGCATCGCAGTTTTCCTCTGGCGTTGCTCGTGGTGTGGGCGCCCCCACTTTTGTACGCATCTCTACCCGCTTTCGGGTGGAATAACTGGACCGGGCCAGATTGGAACGGTTGTTGTGAAAGCACCCAGAGGTCAATGCTGCGTGTGAACTGTTCCACCAACGGCACCATCTGCTGCTCCTACAGACGGGTTTTCCACAACTCCTTTATCTACCTGGAAGTCTATGGAGTTGTTCTACCTGCGATTCTCTTCATCGCTGGCATGACCGGCCATGTTCTGTATATCACCCGAGGGCAAATGAAGGAAATATGCCGCCTCCATCGGGCGGTGGAGCGAGGAACTCAGGCATCGTACAGGGAGCAGAGGCTAAACCTGCGATACACTCGCTGCGTGGTGGCGGTGTCGCTCACCTTCCTGGCCTGCTGGGTTCCCTACCTCATCTACATGCATGTCTGTATAGCGTTCTTAATCAGCGACACCAAGTGGAGCTCCACCACTCACATCGTCATGTCCTGCGTTGGTATTGGAAGCATGGCGGTGGTTCCGCTGGTGCTCGGCCTGGCAAACAGGCAGTACACGGAGCCTGCATACAAAGTTTTACGGAAACTTAGAGACCGGTGGAAGCGAAGGAGAGAGCAACCGGAGGAAGCTGCACTCTAA